A single region of the Anguilla rostrata isolate EN2019 chromosome 11, ASM1855537v3, whole genome shotgun sequence genome encodes:
- the LOC135234113 gene encoding inter-alpha-trypsin inhibitor heavy chain H3-like isoform X4, which yields MGPVVQGVLLFSLLLRSSSSRLVRREITDNDLDIYSFHIKSVVSSRYAVTVITSRVANRASEPREVNFHVELPKYAFISKFNMTIDGKSYSGVVKKKEEAQQQYSQAVSRGESAGLVSAVGRTLEEFKTSVTVAAHSKVTFELTYEELLKRRLGKYELRIKAQPTQVVKDFKIDVHIIERQGIRFLETQGGLASNDLASAVSTNVTDKEALVHFSPSHEQQQCPHCKDMGLSGELIVVYDVNRPKSQGELQVVNGYFVHYFAPSSLSRFPKNVVFIIDQSGSMRGTKIQQTREAMLKILDDLHKEDHFGLITFDGEVTYWKDNLVPVNSDYLALARIFVENIKSRGSTDINEAVLKGVQMLSIFDESHPQEESTSILILLTDGDPTSGVTNLNEIQNNVREAIRKRYTLYCLGFGFDVDYKFLEKISLQNNGLARRIYEDSDAALQLQGFYEEVATPLLLDVQMHYTGVSNVTYTSFGQYYDGSEIVVAGQINHNDLETFTAEVKAKTKGNDSVFHEVFTKSERDASKALDHYIFETYIQRLWAYLSVQQLLERLVLLTEEQQTAVNEQILARSLDYSFVTPLTSMVVTKPEGEDPHVAHKPKEEKPLERAFPVSKTAGRRTYSRLRISSRPLPTGPRDYGMLVSESHPSIHGNHGKSRSHPVMQEADLRIARVIAAEPVQTSRYQHIAESVTAAEPVQTSGLLKVLLPAQDQNTSICFNIEVHKDVLPKDPVFKLLHDPATGISINGEMLKRGHFRKIGVNYKDECHIKADTTGIMVTKEGKENFIFWTDTATSHHCDGVTISLQNEVLNVSVGDISVNILLHKNGRNRFLWPDVRRQAPIPGAKGLLGQSPVSYVLKEASPLVRLEMLGKEVQGTRDTTVDYRTHVKPTVDCWLVPFSAVVPEPLSEILGSL from the exons ATGGGGCCAGTTGTTCAAGGAGTGCTGCTCTTCAGTCTTCTTTTGAGGTCTTCCTCCTCAAGACTAGTGAGGAGAGAGATCACG GATAATGACTTGGACATCTACAGCTTCCACATAAAGTCTGTGGTCAGTAGCCGCTATGCTGTGACTGTCATCACCAGCAGAGTTGCTAATCGAGCAAGTGAACCCAGAGAGGTGAACTTCCATGTGGAACTGCCAAAATATGCCTTCATCAGCAAATTCAACAT GACCATTGATGGGAAGTCGTACAGTGGAGTGgtgaagaagaaggaagaggcACAGCAGCAGTACAGCCAAGCAGTCTCACGTGGTGAAAGTGCTGGCCTGGTCAG TGCAGTCGGGCGAACGCTGGAGGAATTCAAGACTTCAGTGACAGTGGCTGCACACAGCAAAGTGACGTTTGAGCTGACCTATGAGGAGCTATTGAAACGACGGCTAGGGAAGTATGAACTGCGGATCAAGGCCCAACCAACACAGGTTGTCAAAGACTTCAAG ATTGATGTGCACATAATTGAACGCCAGGGAATCCGCTTCCTGGAAACCCAGGGGGGTTTGGCCTCCAATGATCTGGCAAGTGCTGTCAGCACCAATGTGACTGATAAAGAG GCCCTGGTGCATTTCTCCCCATCtcatgagcagcagcagtgtcctCACTGCAAGGACATGGGGCTGAGTGGAGAATTGATTGTTGTCTATGATGTGAACAGACCAAAGTCACAAGGAGAGCTGCAG GTGGTGAATGGATATTTTGTGCATTACTTTGCTCCCTCTAGCCTCTCACGATTTCCCAAAAATGTTGTCTTCATTATTGACCAGAGTGGCTCTATGCGTGGGACAAAGATTCAGCAG ACTCGAGAGGCAATGTTGAAGATTTTAGATGATCTCCACAAAGAAGATCATTTTGGCCTGATCACCTTTGATGGTGAAGTGACTTACTGGAAAGATAACTTAGTTCCTGTGAACTCCGATTACCTGGCATTGGCACGCATTTTTGTGGAGAACATCAAAAGTAGAGGAA GCACAGATATCAATGAAGCAGTTCTGAAGGGGGTGCAGATGTTGTCCATATTTGACGAGTCCCACCCTCAAGAAGAAAGTACTTCCATTCTCATCCTGCTTACTGATGGAGACCCCACCTCAG GAGTGACCAATCTGAATGAGATCCAGAACAATGTTAGGGAGGCCATCCGAAAGAGATATACACTGTACTGCCTGGGGTTCGGCTTTGACGTTGACTACAAATTCTTAGAGAAGATATCGCTTCAGAACAATGGCCTGGCCAGGAGGATCTATGAGGATTCGGATGCAGCCCTGCAGTTGCAG GGTTTCTACGAGGAAGTGGCTACTCCTCTCCTGCTCGATGTCCAAATGCATTACACTGGTGTCTCCAATGTCACCTACACCAGCTTTGGCCAGTACTATGATGGCTCAGAGATTGTGGTTGCTGGTCAAATTAATCACAATGATCTGGAAACATTCACTGCTGAAGTCAAGGCTAAAACG AAAGGAAATGACTCAGTATTCCATGAAGTATTTACCAAGAGTGAAAGAGATGCTTCCAAGGCTCTTGACCACTACATCTTTGAGACATACATCCAGAGACTGTGGGCATATCTTTCTGTACAGCAGCTACTGGAAAGACT AGTGCTGCTCACAGAGGAACAGCAAACAGCTGTCAATGAGCAGATCCTGGCCCGCTCACTCGACTACAGCTTTGTGACCCCACTCACTAGTATGGTGGTCACAAAGCCCGAGGGTGAGGACCCTCATGTGGCCCACAAACCCAAGGAAGAGAAACCATTAGAGCGAGCATTTCCAGTCTCGAAGACTGCAGGTAGACGCA CGTATTCGCGCTTGAGAATTTCATCGCGGCCACTACCGACAGGGCCAC GAGATTACGGTATGCTTGTATCCGAATCGC ATCCGTCAATCCATGGTAATCATG GTAAATCGAGGAGCCATCCTGTTATGCAAGAAGCGG ATCTACGCATTGCAAGAGTCATTGCAGCTGAACCAGTCCAGACCTCACGCT ATCAACACATTGCAGAAAGTGTCACTGCAGCTGAACCAGTCCAGACCTCAGGCT TGTTAAAAGTCCTTCTGCCTGCCCAGGACCAGAATACTTCAATCTGTTTTAACATTGAGGTACACAAAGATGTGCTTCCCAAGGATCCAGTCTTTAAATTACTGCACGACCCGGCCACAG GTATTTCCATCAATGGTGAGATGTTAAAAAGGGGGCACTTCCGCAAGATTGGGGTGAACTACAAAGATGAGTGCCACATCAAAGCAGACACTACAGGGATCATGGTGACCAAAGAAGGGAAAGAAAATTTCATCTTCTGGACCGACACAGCCACAAGTCATCACTGTGATGG AGTAACAATTTCCCTGCAGAATGAAGTTCTAAATGTTTCTGTGGGAGATATTAGTGTTAACATCCTACTGCACAAGAATGGCAGAAACAGGTTTTTGTGGCCAGACGTTAGACGGCAAGCACCTATCCCCGGAGCCAAAGGACTACTGG GCCAGTCTCCTGTGTCATATGTCCTTAAGGAGGCATCACCATTGGTGAGACTGGAAATGCTGGGTAAAGAAGTACAGGGAACAAG aGACACAACGGTGGACTACCGCACTCATGTGAAACCAACAGTGGACTGCTGGCTAGTGCCTTTCAGTGCGGTCGTGCCAGAGCCCCTGTCTGAAATCCTTGGTTCGCTGTAG
- the LOC135234113 gene encoding inter-alpha-trypsin inhibitor heavy chain H4-like isoform X1 has translation MGPVVQGVLLFSLLLRSSSSRLVRREITDNDLDIYSFHIKSVVSSRYAVTVITSRVANRASEPREVNFHVELPKYAFISKFNMTIDGKSYSGVVKKKEEAQQQYSQAVSRGESAGLVSAVGRTLEEFKTSVTVAAHSKVTFELTYEELLKRRLGKYELRIKAQPTQVVKDFKIDVHIIERQGIRFLETQGGLASNDLASAVSTNVTDKEALVHFSPSHEQQQCPHCKDMGLSGELIVVYDVNRPKSQGELQVVNGYFVHYFAPSSLSRFPKNVVFIIDQSGSMRGTKIQQTREAMLKILDDLHKEDHFGLITFDGEVTYWKDNLVPVNSDYLALARIFVENIKSRGSTDINEAVLKGVQMLSIFDESHPQEESTSILILLTDGDPTSGVTNLNEIQNNVREAIRKRYTLYCLGFGFDVDYKFLEKISLQNNGLARRIYEDSDAALQLQGFYEEVATPLLLDVQMHYTGVSNVTYTSFGQYYDGSEIVVAGQINHNDLETFTAEVKAKTKGNDSVFHEVFTKSERDASKALDHYIFETYIQRLWAYLSVQQLLERLVLLTEEQQTAVNEQILARSLDYSFVTPLTSMVVTKPEGEDPHVAHKPKEEKPLERAFPVSKTAGRRTYSRLRISSRPLPTGPRDYGMLVSESHPSIHGNHGKSRSHPVMQEADLRIARVIAAEPVQTSRYQHIAESVTAAEPVQTSGYQHIAESVTAAEPVQTSVLLKVLLPAQDQNTSICFNIEVHKDVLPKDPVFKLLHDPATGISINGEMLKRGHFRKIGVNYKDECHIKADTTGIMVTKEGKENFIFWTDTATSHHCDGVTISLQNEVLNVSVGDISVNILLHKNGRNRFLWPDVRRQAPIPGAKGLLGQSPVSYVLKEASPLVRLEMLGKEVQGTRDTTVDYRTHVKPTVDCWLVPFSAVVPEPLSEILGSL, from the exons ATGGGGCCAGTTGTTCAAGGAGTGCTGCTCTTCAGTCTTCTTTTGAGGTCTTCCTCCTCAAGACTAGTGAGGAGAGAGATCACG GATAATGACTTGGACATCTACAGCTTCCACATAAAGTCTGTGGTCAGTAGCCGCTATGCTGTGACTGTCATCACCAGCAGAGTTGCTAATCGAGCAAGTGAACCCAGAGAGGTGAACTTCCATGTGGAACTGCCAAAATATGCCTTCATCAGCAAATTCAACAT GACCATTGATGGGAAGTCGTACAGTGGAGTGgtgaagaagaaggaagaggcACAGCAGCAGTACAGCCAAGCAGTCTCACGTGGTGAAAGTGCTGGCCTGGTCAG TGCAGTCGGGCGAACGCTGGAGGAATTCAAGACTTCAGTGACAGTGGCTGCACACAGCAAAGTGACGTTTGAGCTGACCTATGAGGAGCTATTGAAACGACGGCTAGGGAAGTATGAACTGCGGATCAAGGCCCAACCAACACAGGTTGTCAAAGACTTCAAG ATTGATGTGCACATAATTGAACGCCAGGGAATCCGCTTCCTGGAAACCCAGGGGGGTTTGGCCTCCAATGATCTGGCAAGTGCTGTCAGCACCAATGTGACTGATAAAGAG GCCCTGGTGCATTTCTCCCCATCtcatgagcagcagcagtgtcctCACTGCAAGGACATGGGGCTGAGTGGAGAATTGATTGTTGTCTATGATGTGAACAGACCAAAGTCACAAGGAGAGCTGCAG GTGGTGAATGGATATTTTGTGCATTACTTTGCTCCCTCTAGCCTCTCACGATTTCCCAAAAATGTTGTCTTCATTATTGACCAGAGTGGCTCTATGCGTGGGACAAAGATTCAGCAG ACTCGAGAGGCAATGTTGAAGATTTTAGATGATCTCCACAAAGAAGATCATTTTGGCCTGATCACCTTTGATGGTGAAGTGACTTACTGGAAAGATAACTTAGTTCCTGTGAACTCCGATTACCTGGCATTGGCACGCATTTTTGTGGAGAACATCAAAAGTAGAGGAA GCACAGATATCAATGAAGCAGTTCTGAAGGGGGTGCAGATGTTGTCCATATTTGACGAGTCCCACCCTCAAGAAGAAAGTACTTCCATTCTCATCCTGCTTACTGATGGAGACCCCACCTCAG GAGTGACCAATCTGAATGAGATCCAGAACAATGTTAGGGAGGCCATCCGAAAGAGATATACACTGTACTGCCTGGGGTTCGGCTTTGACGTTGACTACAAATTCTTAGAGAAGATATCGCTTCAGAACAATGGCCTGGCCAGGAGGATCTATGAGGATTCGGATGCAGCCCTGCAGTTGCAG GGTTTCTACGAGGAAGTGGCTACTCCTCTCCTGCTCGATGTCCAAATGCATTACACTGGTGTCTCCAATGTCACCTACACCAGCTTTGGCCAGTACTATGATGGCTCAGAGATTGTGGTTGCTGGTCAAATTAATCACAATGATCTGGAAACATTCACTGCTGAAGTCAAGGCTAAAACG AAAGGAAATGACTCAGTATTCCATGAAGTATTTACCAAGAGTGAAAGAGATGCTTCCAAGGCTCTTGACCACTACATCTTTGAGACATACATCCAGAGACTGTGGGCATATCTTTCTGTACAGCAGCTACTGGAAAGACT AGTGCTGCTCACAGAGGAACAGCAAACAGCTGTCAATGAGCAGATCCTGGCCCGCTCACTCGACTACAGCTTTGTGACCCCACTCACTAGTATGGTGGTCACAAAGCCCGAGGGTGAGGACCCTCATGTGGCCCACAAACCCAAGGAAGAGAAACCATTAGAGCGAGCATTTCCAGTCTCGAAGACTGCAGGTAGACGCA CGTATTCGCGCTTGAGAATTTCATCGCGGCCACTACCGACAGGGCCAC GAGATTACGGTATGCTTGTATCCGAATCGC ATCCGTCAATCCATGGTAATCATG GTAAATCGAGGAGCCATCCTGTTATGCAAGAAGCGG ATCTACGCATTGCAAGAGTCATTGCAGCTGAACCAGTCCAGACCTCACGCT ATCAACACATTGCAGAAAGTGTCACTGCAGCTGAACCAGTCCAGACCTCAGGCT ATCAACACATTGCAGAAAGTGTCACTGCAGCTGAACCAGTCCAGACCTCAGTCT TGTTAAAAGTCCTTCTGCCTGCCCAGGACCAGAATACTTCAATCTGTTTTAACATTGAGGTACACAAAGATGTGCTTCCCAAGGATCCAGTCTTTAAATTACTGCACGACCCGGCCACAG GTATTTCCATCAATGGTGAGATGTTAAAAAGGGGGCACTTCCGCAAGATTGGGGTGAACTACAAAGATGAGTGCCACATCAAAGCAGACACTACAGGGATCATGGTGACCAAAGAAGGGAAAGAAAATTTCATCTTCTGGACCGACACAGCCACAAGTCATCACTGTGATGG AGTAACAATTTCCCTGCAGAATGAAGTTCTAAATGTTTCTGTGGGAGATATTAGTGTTAACATCCTACTGCACAAGAATGGCAGAAACAGGTTTTTGTGGCCAGACGTTAGACGGCAAGCACCTATCCCCGGAGCCAAAGGACTACTGG GCCAGTCTCCTGTGTCATATGTCCTTAAGGAGGCATCACCATTGGTGAGACTGGAAATGCTGGGTAAAGAAGTACAGGGAACAAG aGACACAACGGTGGACTACCGCACTCATGTGAAACCAACAGTGGACTGCTGGCTAGTGCCTTTCAGTGCGGTCGTGCCAGAGCCCCTGTCTGAAATCCTTGGTTCGCTGTAG
- the LOC135234113 gene encoding inter-alpha-trypsin inhibitor heavy chain H4-like isoform X3, protein MGPVVQGVLLFSLLLRSSSSRLVRREITDNDLDIYSFHIKSVVSSRYAVTVITSRVANRASEPREVNFHVELPKYAFISKFNMTIDGKSYSGVVKKKEEAQQQYSQAVSRGESAGLVSAVGRTLEEFKTSVTVAAHSKVTFELTYEELLKRRLGKYELRIKAQPTQVVKDFKIDVHIIERQGIRFLETQGGLASNDLASAVSTNVTDKEALVHFSPSHEQQQCPHCKDMGLSGELIVVYDVNRPKSQGELQVVNGYFVHYFAPSSLSRFPKNVVFIIDQSGSMRGTKIQQTREAMLKILDDLHKEDHFGLITFDGEVTYWKDNLVPVNSDYLALARIFVENIKSRGSTDINEAVLKGVQMLSIFDESHPQEESTSILILLTDGDPTSGVTNLNEIQNNVREAIRKRYTLYCLGFGFDVDYKFLEKISLQNNGLARRIYEDSDAALQLQGFYEEVATPLLLDVQMHYTGVSNVTYTSFGQYYDGSEIVVAGQINHNDLETFTAEVKAKTKGNDSVFHEVFTKSERDASKALDHYIFETYIQRLWAYLSVQQLLERLVLLTEEQQTAVNEQILARSLDYSFVTPLTSMVVTKPEGEDPHVAHKPKEEKPLERAFPVSKTAGRRTYSRLRISSRPLPTGPRDYGMLVSESHPSIHGNHGKSRSHPVMQEADLRIARVIAAEPVQTSRYQHIAESVTAAEPVQTSVLLKVLLPAQDQNTSICFNIEVHKDVLPKDPVFKLLHDPATGISINGEMLKRGHFRKIGVNYKDECHIKADTTGIMVTKEGKENFIFWTDTATSHHCDGVTISLQNEVLNVSVGDISVNILLHKNGRNRFLWPDVRRQAPIPGAKGLLGQSPVSYVLKEASPLVRLEMLGKEVQGTRDTTVDYRTHVKPTVDCWLVPFSAVVPEPLSEILGSL, encoded by the exons ATGGGGCCAGTTGTTCAAGGAGTGCTGCTCTTCAGTCTTCTTTTGAGGTCTTCCTCCTCAAGACTAGTGAGGAGAGAGATCACG GATAATGACTTGGACATCTACAGCTTCCACATAAAGTCTGTGGTCAGTAGCCGCTATGCTGTGACTGTCATCACCAGCAGAGTTGCTAATCGAGCAAGTGAACCCAGAGAGGTGAACTTCCATGTGGAACTGCCAAAATATGCCTTCATCAGCAAATTCAACAT GACCATTGATGGGAAGTCGTACAGTGGAGTGgtgaagaagaaggaagaggcACAGCAGCAGTACAGCCAAGCAGTCTCACGTGGTGAAAGTGCTGGCCTGGTCAG TGCAGTCGGGCGAACGCTGGAGGAATTCAAGACTTCAGTGACAGTGGCTGCACACAGCAAAGTGACGTTTGAGCTGACCTATGAGGAGCTATTGAAACGACGGCTAGGGAAGTATGAACTGCGGATCAAGGCCCAACCAACACAGGTTGTCAAAGACTTCAAG ATTGATGTGCACATAATTGAACGCCAGGGAATCCGCTTCCTGGAAACCCAGGGGGGTTTGGCCTCCAATGATCTGGCAAGTGCTGTCAGCACCAATGTGACTGATAAAGAG GCCCTGGTGCATTTCTCCCCATCtcatgagcagcagcagtgtcctCACTGCAAGGACATGGGGCTGAGTGGAGAATTGATTGTTGTCTATGATGTGAACAGACCAAAGTCACAAGGAGAGCTGCAG GTGGTGAATGGATATTTTGTGCATTACTTTGCTCCCTCTAGCCTCTCACGATTTCCCAAAAATGTTGTCTTCATTATTGACCAGAGTGGCTCTATGCGTGGGACAAAGATTCAGCAG ACTCGAGAGGCAATGTTGAAGATTTTAGATGATCTCCACAAAGAAGATCATTTTGGCCTGATCACCTTTGATGGTGAAGTGACTTACTGGAAAGATAACTTAGTTCCTGTGAACTCCGATTACCTGGCATTGGCACGCATTTTTGTGGAGAACATCAAAAGTAGAGGAA GCACAGATATCAATGAAGCAGTTCTGAAGGGGGTGCAGATGTTGTCCATATTTGACGAGTCCCACCCTCAAGAAGAAAGTACTTCCATTCTCATCCTGCTTACTGATGGAGACCCCACCTCAG GAGTGACCAATCTGAATGAGATCCAGAACAATGTTAGGGAGGCCATCCGAAAGAGATATACACTGTACTGCCTGGGGTTCGGCTTTGACGTTGACTACAAATTCTTAGAGAAGATATCGCTTCAGAACAATGGCCTGGCCAGGAGGATCTATGAGGATTCGGATGCAGCCCTGCAGTTGCAG GGTTTCTACGAGGAAGTGGCTACTCCTCTCCTGCTCGATGTCCAAATGCATTACACTGGTGTCTCCAATGTCACCTACACCAGCTTTGGCCAGTACTATGATGGCTCAGAGATTGTGGTTGCTGGTCAAATTAATCACAATGATCTGGAAACATTCACTGCTGAAGTCAAGGCTAAAACG AAAGGAAATGACTCAGTATTCCATGAAGTATTTACCAAGAGTGAAAGAGATGCTTCCAAGGCTCTTGACCACTACATCTTTGAGACATACATCCAGAGACTGTGGGCATATCTTTCTGTACAGCAGCTACTGGAAAGACT AGTGCTGCTCACAGAGGAACAGCAAACAGCTGTCAATGAGCAGATCCTGGCCCGCTCACTCGACTACAGCTTTGTGACCCCACTCACTAGTATGGTGGTCACAAAGCCCGAGGGTGAGGACCCTCATGTGGCCCACAAACCCAAGGAAGAGAAACCATTAGAGCGAGCATTTCCAGTCTCGAAGACTGCAGGTAGACGCA CGTATTCGCGCTTGAGAATTTCATCGCGGCCACTACCGACAGGGCCAC GAGATTACGGTATGCTTGTATCCGAATCGC ATCCGTCAATCCATGGTAATCATG GTAAATCGAGGAGCCATCCTGTTATGCAAGAAGCGG ATCTACGCATTGCAAGAGTCATTGCAGCTGAACCAGTCCAGACCTCACGCT ATCAACACATTGCAGAAAGTGTCACTGCAGCTGAACCAGTCCAGACCTCAGTCT TGTTAAAAGTCCTTCTGCCTGCCCAGGACCAGAATACTTCAATCTGTTTTAACATTGAGGTACACAAAGATGTGCTTCCCAAGGATCCAGTCTTTAAATTACTGCACGACCCGGCCACAG GTATTTCCATCAATGGTGAGATGTTAAAAAGGGGGCACTTCCGCAAGATTGGGGTGAACTACAAAGATGAGTGCCACATCAAAGCAGACACTACAGGGATCATGGTGACCAAAGAAGGGAAAGAAAATTTCATCTTCTGGACCGACACAGCCACAAGTCATCACTGTGATGG AGTAACAATTTCCCTGCAGAATGAAGTTCTAAATGTTTCTGTGGGAGATATTAGTGTTAACATCCTACTGCACAAGAATGGCAGAAACAGGTTTTTGTGGCCAGACGTTAGACGGCAAGCACCTATCCCCGGAGCCAAAGGACTACTGG GCCAGTCTCCTGTGTCATATGTCCTTAAGGAGGCATCACCATTGGTGAGACTGGAAATGCTGGGTAAAGAAGTACAGGGAACAAG aGACACAACGGTGGACTACCGCACTCATGTGAAACCAACAGTGGACTGCTGGCTAGTGCCTTTCAGTGCGGTCGTGCCAGAGCCCCTGTCTGAAATCCTTGGTTCGCTGTAG